The following coding sequences lie in one Kribbella sp. NBC_00709 genomic window:
- a CDS encoding alpha/beta fold hydrolase, producing the protein MLVEIRDTRLYVDQRGPVDAPPLLFIHGGPGAGSYDFLAFQGDRLGRSFRLIGVDQRGVQRSDPLTGPVSERDLIADFEALREHLGIEQWSILGHSYGGRLALRYSAAQPDVVTKVVFENPGWDMVLASDSLLRAALPLLPGAEAPPHTGPATKAMWDERMAVIAQLGDRRMEIYTGPDSRGLQLPADTELSDEYHARSGHFHEQITSSASFGEPVLPYFAQLTQPAMLIKGEYDPATSTEEIELFRSDVPDGTYYHATGVGHFMHAEQPELYAQLVTKFLLS; encoded by the coding sequence ATGCTCGTGGAGATCCGTGACACCAGGCTGTACGTCGATCAGCGCGGGCCCGTGGACGCACCGCCGCTCCTCTTCATCCATGGCGGCCCCGGCGCGGGCTCGTACGACTTCCTGGCGTTCCAGGGCGATCGGCTCGGCCGGAGCTTCCGGCTGATCGGCGTTGACCAGCGCGGCGTGCAGCGCTCCGACCCGCTGACCGGACCGGTGAGCGAGCGGGACCTGATCGCCGACTTCGAGGCGCTTCGCGAGCACCTCGGCATCGAGCAGTGGTCGATCCTCGGTCACTCCTACGGCGGCCGGCTGGCCCTGCGGTACTCCGCTGCGCAGCCGGACGTTGTGACGAAGGTTGTCTTCGAGAACCCCGGCTGGGACATGGTGCTGGCCAGCGACAGTCTGCTTCGCGCTGCCCTTCCACTGCTCCCAGGTGCGGAAGCTCCACCCCACACCGGACCGGCGACGAAGGCCATGTGGGACGAGCGGATGGCAGTGATCGCCCAGCTCGGCGACCGCAGGATGGAGATCTACACGGGACCAGACTCCCGGGGCCTCCAGCTCCCGGCGGACACTGAGCTCTCCGACGAGTATCACGCGCGCTCGGGCCACTTCCACGAACAGATCACCAGCTCGGCCAGCTTCGGCGAACCGGTCTTGCCGTACTTCGCACAGCTCACGCAGCCAGCCATGCTGATCAAGGGCGAGTACGACCCGGCCACCAGTACCGAGGAGATCGAGCTCTTCCGCTCCGACGTACCGGACGGCACCTATTACCACGCGACCGGCGTCGGCCACTTCATGCATGCCGAGCAGCCGGAGCTCTACGCCCAGCTGGTGACGAAGTTCCTGCTCAGCTGA
- a CDS encoding response regulator transcription factor yields MTTRVVIADDQALVRTGFQMILKARGIEVVGEAADGAEAVDAVRRLRPDVVLMDIRMPIMDGLEATRRILAGPTDCRVLILTTFDLDRYVYAALAAGASGFLLKDVTPEHLAAAVRLVTTGDALLAPSITRRLVERFATPAAPQPAIHRDLTSLTPRELEVLTLMGHGLSNAELATELALSEATVKTHVARIFAKLTLRDRAQAVVLAYETGLISPGNRDE; encoded by the coding sequence ATGACAACCCGCGTGGTGATCGCAGACGACCAGGCTCTGGTGCGAACCGGGTTCCAGATGATCCTCAAGGCCCGCGGCATCGAGGTCGTCGGTGAGGCCGCGGACGGTGCCGAGGCAGTGGACGCCGTACGACGCCTGCGCCCGGACGTCGTCCTGATGGACATCCGGATGCCGATCATGGACGGCCTGGAGGCGACGCGCCGGATCCTCGCCGGCCCGACCGACTGCCGCGTGCTGATCCTGACGACCTTCGACCTCGACCGCTACGTGTACGCCGCCCTCGCTGCCGGCGCCAGCGGCTTCCTGCTCAAGGACGTCACCCCCGAGCACCTGGCGGCCGCCGTACGCCTCGTCACGACCGGCGATGCCCTCCTGGCCCCGTCCATCACCCGCCGCCTGGTCGAACGCTTCGCCACGCCGGCCGCGCCCCAACCCGCCATCCACCGCGACCTGACCAGCCTCACCCCCCGCGAACTGGAGGTGCTGACTCTGATGGGCCATGGCCTGTCCAACGCTGAACTCGCGACCGAACTCGCCCTGAGCGAGGCAACCGTGAAAACCCACGTTGCCCGCATCTTCGCCAAACTGACCCTCCGCGACCGAGCCCAAGCCGTGGTCCTCGCCTACGAAACCGGCCTCATCTCCCCAGGCAACCGCGATGAATAG
- a CDS encoding long-chain fatty acid--CoA ligase produces MKGLMQNYQLSLDTIFRRAEQFYPDKTVYTGGPAPTKLTYAEWADRTRRLGGVLDTLGVTSDGRVGTFAWNSGRHLELYFAAPCTGRVLHTLNIRLFPDQIVYIANHAEDEVVFVDRSLLGLFLPLLERLPQLRHVVVMDDLPPGAPGVEVPDDPRFHDYEELLAAAEPVEFHVEDENQAAAMCYTSGTTGNPKGVVYSHRSTWLHSIGVLTNAGIGLTETDTVMPVVPMFHANAWGLAHAAPMAGASMVFPGPDMSPAGILKLLQEQEVTLSAGVPTIWQGLLPLLDGVELPKLRRIPCGGSAVPEALSEAFRLKLGRPILQAWGMTETSPVATASHVPARNKDLPEEEQAHLRARAGLPLPGVEVRIVEPGSIEALPWDDEATGELQVRGPWIAAEYYRPDDGAQLNTEDGWMKTGDVAAIDQYGSVRIVDRTKDLVKSGGEWISSVELENLLMAHPAVREAAVIGVPHPKWDERPLACIVVQEGATVTGEDILEYLRPLVAKWWVPDAVEFIEEVPKTSVGKFSKKDLRTRFANYHLQ; encoded by the coding sequence ATGAAGGGTCTGATGCAGAACTACCAGCTGTCGCTCGACACGATCTTCCGCCGGGCCGAGCAGTTCTACCCGGACAAGACCGTCTACACGGGCGGTCCGGCGCCGACCAAGCTGACGTACGCCGAGTGGGCGGACCGGACCAGACGTTTGGGCGGTGTCCTGGACACCCTCGGGGTCACCTCGGACGGCCGCGTCGGCACGTTCGCGTGGAATTCAGGGCGCCACCTCGAGCTGTACTTCGCCGCGCCCTGCACCGGCCGGGTGCTGCACACGCTCAACATCAGACTCTTCCCGGACCAGATCGTCTACATCGCGAACCACGCCGAGGACGAGGTCGTGTTCGTCGACCGGTCGCTGCTGGGGTTGTTCCTGCCACTGCTCGAGCGGCTCCCGCAGCTGAGGCACGTCGTCGTGATGGACGACCTGCCGCCCGGGGCGCCCGGTGTCGAGGTCCCGGACGACCCACGGTTCCACGACTACGAGGAGCTGCTGGCCGCGGCCGAGCCGGTCGAGTTCCACGTCGAGGACGAGAACCAGGCCGCCGCGATGTGCTACACGAGCGGGACGACGGGGAATCCGAAGGGAGTCGTCTATTCGCATCGGTCCACCTGGCTGCACTCGATCGGCGTGCTGACGAACGCCGGGATCGGGCTGACCGAGACGGACACGGTGATGCCGGTCGTGCCCATGTTCCATGCGAACGCCTGGGGTCTGGCGCACGCGGCGCCGATGGCCGGCGCGTCGATGGTGTTCCCGGGGCCGGACATGAGCCCGGCGGGGATTCTCAAGCTGCTCCAGGAGCAGGAGGTCACGCTGTCGGCCGGGGTGCCGACGATCTGGCAGGGACTGCTGCCGTTGCTCGACGGCGTCGAGTTGCCCAAGCTGCGGCGGATCCCGTGCGGCGGTTCCGCCGTGCCGGAGGCGTTGTCGGAGGCGTTCCGGCTGAAGCTCGGCCGGCCGATCCTGCAGGCGTGGGGAATGACGGAGACGAGCCCGGTCGCGACCGCATCCCACGTTCCCGCACGAAACAAGGACCTTCCCGAGGAAGAGCAGGCGCACCTGCGGGCCCGCGCCGGTCTGCCGCTGCCCGGTGTCGAGGTCCGCATCGTCGAGCCAGGGTCGATCGAGGCGCTGCCGTGGGACGACGAGGCCACCGGTGAGCTGCAGGTCCGCGGCCCCTGGATCGCCGCGGAGTACTACCGTCCCGACGATGGCGCCCAGCTGAACACCGAGGACGGTTGGATGAAGACGGGCGACGTTGCCGCGATCGACCAGTACGGGTCGGTCCGGATCGTCGACCGGACGAAGGACCTGGTGAAGTCCGGTGGCGAGTGGATCAGTTCGGTCGAGCTGGAGAATCTGCTGATGGCCCATCCCGCGGTGCGGGAAGCCGCGGTCATCGGCGTGCCACATCCCAAGTGGGACGAGCGGCCGCTGGCGTGCATCGTCGTCCAGGAAGGCGCGACCGTGACCGGCGAAGACATCCTCGAATACCTGCGCCCGCTGGTGGCGAAGTGGTGGGTCCCGGATGCGGTCGAGTTCATCGAGGAGGTGCCGAAGACTTCGGTCGGCAAGTTCTCCAAGAAGGACCTCCGCACCCGGTTCGCCAACTACCACCTGCAGTGA
- a CDS encoding VOC family protein, whose amino-acid sequence MIQLDNVGIVVEDMDAAVAFFVELGLAVEGKAQVEGPWADQCVGLDGVRCDIVMMRTPDGHGRLELSQYLTPAAAPAVPQNAPHNIIGTHRVMYRVEDLDDMLARLRTHGAELVGEVAQYEDSIRICYVRALGGILVGLTEYLS is encoded by the coding sequence ATGATTCAGCTGGACAACGTCGGCATTGTTGTTGAAGACATGGATGCTGCCGTCGCCTTCTTCGTTGAGCTCGGTTTGGCGGTGGAGGGGAAGGCGCAGGTCGAGGGCCCGTGGGCTGACCAGTGCGTCGGACTTGACGGCGTTCGGTGCGACATCGTGATGATGCGGACCCCGGACGGGCACGGTCGGCTCGAGTTGTCGCAGTACCTGACGCCGGCGGCTGCGCCCGCAGTACCGCAGAACGCGCCGCACAACATCATCGGCACGCATCGCGTCATGTACCGCGTCGAGGACCTCGACGACATGCTGGCCCGCCTGCGCACCCACGGCGCCGAGCTGGTCGGCGAGGTGGCGCAGTACGAGGACAGCATCCGGATCTGCTACGTCCGCGCCCTCGGAGGAATCCTCGTCGGCCTGACCGAATATCTCAGCTGA
- a CDS encoding GNAT family N-acetyltransferase, with translation MDELVLRPIGPGDVDALQELIESDPGYTERITGYPPGPSDAQSLLLMRPEDLPEESKVVLGAFVADRLVAVVDLLRGFPNDQTAFIGLLEVHSKHQGLGYGRTTYSLVEQYVGTTWPEVRTLRLAVVDTNADVATGFWRRQGFEPTGEERPYRYDKLESVARLYEKPLPEQSGS, from the coding sequence GTGGACGAACTGGTGCTGCGGCCGATCGGGCCGGGTGATGTGGACGCGCTGCAGGAGCTGATCGAGTCTGATCCTGGGTATACCGAGCGCATCACCGGATACCCGCCTGGGCCTTCCGATGCGCAGAGTCTGCTGCTGATGCGGCCGGAGGATCTCCCGGAGGAGTCGAAGGTTGTCCTGGGCGCGTTCGTAGCGGACCGGTTGGTTGCGGTCGTTGACCTGCTCAGGGGCTTTCCGAACGACCAGACTGCCTTCATCGGTCTGCTTGAGGTCCACTCGAAGCACCAGGGGCTCGGCTACGGCAGGACGACGTACAGCCTGGTCGAGCAGTACGTCGGGACCACGTGGCCCGAGGTACGGACGCTGCGTCTCGCCGTGGTGGACACCAACGCAGACGTCGCGACTGGGTTCTGGCGACGGCAGGGGTTCGAGCCGACCGGTGAGGAGCGCCCGTACCGGTACGACAAGCTCGAGTCGGTCGCCCGCCTCTACGAGAAGCCGCTACCCGAGCAGAGTGGGAGCTAG
- a CDS encoding MarR family winged helix-turn-helix transcriptional regulator, whose amino-acid sequence MKVVEELRYLVLAIQREGNRLLANELRPLGITPSQAEVLRVLRDHGPLTLNALGGLLVCETGNSPSRLVDRLVAQGLVKRGIDKVDRRYLALSLTAQGRALHRRIVTAENRLHRTMHDLVAGQALDETITTLRTLAGAFPAGAALARRRDPELATQEN is encoded by the coding sequence ATGAAGGTTGTCGAGGAGCTTCGCTACCTCGTGCTGGCGATCCAGCGCGAGGGCAATCGGCTGCTCGCGAACGAGCTGCGCCCGCTGGGCATCACGCCTTCCCAGGCAGAGGTTCTGCGAGTTCTGCGGGACCACGGCCCGCTCACGCTGAACGCGCTCGGCGGACTGCTGGTCTGCGAGACCGGCAACAGCCCGAGCCGCCTCGTCGACCGCCTGGTCGCGCAAGGACTGGTGAAGCGCGGCATCGACAAGGTCGACCGGCGTTACCTGGCGCTCAGCCTGACCGCACAGGGCCGGGCGCTGCACCGCCGCATCGTCACCGCGGAAAACCGGCTGCACCGCACCATGCACGACCTCGTCGCCGGCCAGGCCCTCGACGAGACCATCACCACGCTCCGCACGCTCGCCGGCGCCTTTCCGGCCGGCGCGGCCCTGGCCCGCCGCCGGGATCCCGAACTCGCCACTCAGGAGAACTAG
- a CDS encoding aminoglycoside 6-adenylyltransferase: protein MTGDERQQGVIARAQEVLPADERVLGVYLIGSYATGAADRFSDVDVHLVVTDESIAWFEEHWTDVLRELAGATVLTDVVPGLIGGLGITEDWLHVDLFMHPLASFDRLQYDGVRVLFDRDGTLFPDGDIAPKGGQAGEPYWPATNVNLYFYFLGNLVTVLRRDERIVGNQGIGAVRDQLIALMLAERGVRRTSGAKRLNALLSDEQRAVLEAIPSAGTDPTDIIAANQYVCRQFIARGTALARLTGNPWPTEFVEATLKHLRKHFDVDFT from the coding sequence TGGGGATGAGCGGCAGCAGGGTGTTATTGCGCGGGCTCAGGAGGTGTTGCCTGCGGACGAGCGGGTGCTCGGGGTCTATCTGATCGGGAGCTACGCGACTGGAGCGGCGGACCGGTTCAGCGATGTTGACGTGCATCTTGTCGTGACGGACGAGAGCATCGCCTGGTTCGAGGAGCACTGGACCGACGTACTGCGGGAGCTGGCCGGGGCGACTGTGCTGACGGATGTCGTGCCGGGGTTGATCGGCGGGCTGGGGATCACTGAGGACTGGCTGCATGTGGATCTGTTCATGCACCCACTGGCGTCGTTCGACCGGCTTCAGTACGACGGGGTGCGGGTGCTGTTCGATCGGGACGGGACGCTGTTTCCGGACGGCGATATCGCTCCGAAGGGCGGTCAGGCCGGTGAGCCGTACTGGCCCGCGACCAACGTCAACCTCTACTTCTATTTCCTTGGCAACCTGGTCACAGTCCTCCGCCGCGACGAGCGGATCGTCGGCAACCAAGGCATCGGCGCCGTCCGCGATCAGCTCATCGCGCTCATGCTGGCCGAACGCGGCGTACGACGTACCAGCGGAGCCAAACGCCTCAACGCCCTACTCTCCGACGAGCAACGCGCGGTGCTCGAAGCCATCCCCTCAGCCGGCACCGATCCCACCGACATCATCGCGGCCAATCAGTACGTCTGCCGCCAGTTCATCGCGCGCGGGACCGCCCTGGCCAGGCTGACCGGGAATCCCTGGCCGACCGAGTTCGTCGAAGCAACCCTCAAGCACCTCCGCAAGCACTTTGACGTTGACTTCACCTGA
- a CDS encoding TIGR03620 family F420-dependent LLM class oxidoreductase, protein MTDHQFGSFGITTGLDSSAQSIAAAQAAEELGYPVIWLSGGPLPGLQTITDLVEATAAIKFVSGILAVTKYSAADVSTTYAALEATAPARFTAGLGGAHGPKPLATLNSYLDQLDVPVGRRVLAALGPKMMRLAGERTAGAYPFLTSAAYSADARKVLGPDKLLAVSHLVVLETDADRARRIARDTISFFTRIPGYIASFERQGFGKADQAELPDHMVDALASWGSPADIKAKLTEHLDAGADHVAVNVITGETGPQPIEQWRALAPTLLG, encoded by the coding sequence GTGACGGATCATCAATTCGGCTCGTTCGGGATCACGACCGGGCTTGACAGCAGTGCGCAGTCGATCGCCGCGGCACAGGCGGCCGAGGAGCTCGGGTACCCGGTGATCTGGTTGTCGGGCGGTCCGCTGCCCGGGCTGCAGACGATCACCGATCTGGTCGAAGCGACGGCGGCGATCAAGTTCGTCAGCGGGATTCTGGCGGTGACGAAGTACAGCGCGGCCGACGTGAGTACGACGTACGCCGCGCTCGAGGCGACTGCGCCGGCGCGATTCACCGCCGGTCTGGGTGGGGCGCACGGGCCTAAGCCGTTGGCGACGCTCAACTCGTATCTGGACCAGCTGGACGTACCTGTGGGGCGTCGGGTGCTCGCTGCGCTCGGTCCGAAGATGATGCGGCTGGCCGGAGAGCGGACCGCCGGTGCGTACCCGTTCTTGACCAGTGCGGCGTACTCCGCCGACGCGCGGAAGGTCCTGGGCCCCGACAAGCTCCTGGCCGTCAGCCACCTCGTGGTACTCGAAACAGACGCGGACCGAGCGCGGAGGATCGCTCGGGACACGATCAGCTTCTTCACCCGCATCCCGGGGTACATCGCGTCGTTCGAGCGGCAGGGGTTCGGCAAGGCCGACCAGGCCGAGCTGCCCGACCACATGGTCGACGCACTGGCCTCATGGGGCAGTCCAGCCGACATCAAGGCCAAGCTGACCGAGCACCTGGACGCCGGCGCAGACCACGTCGCCGTCAATGTGATCACCGGTGAGACCGGTCCGCAGCCAATAGAACAGTGGCGAGCGCTAGCTCCCACTCTGCTCGGGTAG
- the nadE gene encoding ammonia-dependent NAD(+) synthetase, producing the protein MNPESRYLQELIIAELGVPAAFDVDTEIEQRVEFLADRLRQTGAAGYVLAISGGVDSAVGGRLAQLAVERIRAEGGQATFVAMRLPYGVQADEADAQRALQFIKPDETLDVNIKPATDAMVESVRHAGLGDREDFHVGNIKARQRMVSQYVVAGARGALVIGTDHAAEAVMGFFTKYGDGACDLTPLSGLNKRRVRAVGERLGAAPETTGKVPTADLETNNPGVPDEAVLGVTYDEIDDFLEGLDVDEKAASTIIATHRRTAHKRAVPLAFS; encoded by the coding sequence ATGAATCCCGAGAGCCGATACCTGCAGGAACTGATCATCGCCGAGCTCGGTGTGCCCGCGGCGTTCGACGTGGACACCGAGATCGAGCAGCGGGTGGAGTTCCTGGCCGACCGGCTCCGGCAGACCGGCGCCGCGGGGTACGTGCTCGCGATCAGCGGCGGAGTCGACTCAGCTGTCGGTGGACGCCTCGCTCAGCTCGCGGTCGAGCGGATCAGGGCCGAGGGCGGTCAGGCGACGTTCGTCGCGATGCGGCTGCCGTACGGCGTGCAGGCCGACGAGGCGGACGCGCAGCGCGCACTGCAGTTCATCAAGCCGGACGAGACGCTGGATGTGAACATCAAGCCGGCCACCGACGCCATGGTCGAGTCGGTCCGGCACGCCGGGCTCGGTGACCGCGAGGACTTCCACGTCGGCAACATCAAGGCACGCCAGCGCATGGTCTCGCAGTACGTCGTGGCTGGTGCGCGCGGCGCACTGGTCATCGGCACGGACCACGCGGCGGAGGCGGTGATGGGCTTCTTCACCAAGTACGGCGATGGCGCCTGCGACCTGACGCCTCTGTCCGGGTTGAACAAGCGCCGCGTCCGCGCGGTGGGCGAGCGGCTCGGCGCTGCGCCGGAGACCACCGGCAAGGTGCCGACCGCCGATCTGGAGACGAACAACCCGGGCGTACCCGACGAGGCCGTGCTGGGCGTGACGTACGACGAGATCGACGACTTCCTCGAAGGCCTCGACGTGGACGAGAAGGCGGCGAGCACGATCATCGCAACCCACCGCCGCACCGCCCACAAGCGCGCAGTGCCCCTCGCCTTCAGCTGA
- a CDS encoding sensor histidine kinase, with protein sequence MITLWLLAAALAVLAGLLAFALVRARRAHTRALEERGWLLERERETAARNAVDAERARIAHDLHDIVSHNVSVMVIQAGAARQVLAAEPEQAEAALLAVEAAGRDTMAELRHLLGLLAPKASGEDDEPLSPQPSLSRLSELIDRIAFAGLPVEVRVSGDPRPLPTGVDVTAYRIIQEALTNALKHGDGVKAEVTVRYAPHALRVEILNTGPSILTGGRPPAPGGDGRGLLGLKQRVAVYGGDLDARRRLGGGFRVRAKVPLERP encoded by the coding sequence GTGATCACCCTATGGCTGCTTGCCGCGGCACTGGCCGTGCTGGCCGGTCTGCTCGCGTTCGCGCTCGTCCGGGCCCGGCGGGCCCATACTCGAGCGCTCGAGGAGCGTGGGTGGTTGCTGGAGCGCGAACGGGAGACTGCCGCCCGCAACGCGGTCGACGCGGAGCGGGCGCGGATAGCCCACGACCTGCACGACATCGTGAGCCACAACGTCAGCGTCATGGTCATCCAGGCCGGTGCGGCGCGACAGGTCCTCGCAGCCGAGCCGGAACAGGCGGAGGCCGCTCTACTCGCAGTAGAGGCCGCAGGCCGCGACACCATGGCCGAGCTGCGCCATCTGCTCGGTCTGCTCGCGCCCAAGGCCTCAGGTGAGGACGACGAACCCCTGTCGCCACAGCCGAGTCTGAGCCGCCTCAGTGAGCTGATCGACCGGATCGCCTTTGCTGGATTACCTGTGGAGGTGCGGGTGTCCGGTGACCCCCGACCACTCCCCACCGGCGTCGACGTCACGGCGTACCGCATCATCCAGGAGGCCCTGACGAACGCGCTGAAGCACGGCGACGGCGTCAAGGCCGAGGTGACAGTCCGCTACGCACCGCACGCCCTCCGGGTCGAGATCCTCAACACCGGCCCCAGCATCCTGACCGGCGGCCGCCCGCCCGCTCCCGGCGGCGACGGACGAGGTCTGCTCGGCCTGAAGCAGCGGGTCGCCGTATACGGCGGTGACCTGGATGCCCGGCGTCGTCTGGGTGGCGGGTTCCGCGTTCGCGCCAAGGTCCCCCTGGAGCGCCCATGA
- a CDS encoding SRPBCC family protein, with amino-acid sequence MEQATETINAGPAAIRHVLLDALALPEWNEAFLAIDGPDEADLGASYALRVRPGFAGELQYTAVEPDRIEISWQVPGFREVGIWTISPDSRVTHTFEQSGPLATVLRPAYRNIATIRLARLANRVRQFSHAA; translated from the coding sequence ATGGAACAGGCCACCGAGACCATCAACGCCGGCCCCGCCGCGATCCGCCACGTCCTCCTCGACGCCCTCGCGCTCCCGGAGTGGAACGAGGCGTTCCTGGCGATCGACGGACCGGACGAGGCAGACCTCGGCGCCTCCTACGCGCTGCGGGTCCGGCCAGGGTTCGCCGGCGAGCTGCAGTACACGGCGGTCGAGCCGGACCGCATCGAGATCAGCTGGCAGGTTCCCGGGTTCCGCGAGGTCGGGATCTGGACCATCTCACCGGACAGCCGAGTCACCCACACATTCGAGCAGTCCGGCCCACTGGCGACAGTCCTCCGCCCGGCGTACCGGAACATCGCCACCATCCGCCTGGCCCGCCTCGCCAACCGCGTCCGCCAGTTCAGCCACGCCGCCTGA
- a CDS encoding YciI family protein, producing the protein MAKYLLLKHYQGGPTPVVDSGPMDQWTPEEVNAHVQFMSDFGARLEETGEFVDMQALTPEGAFVRYGGEGQPPVTDGPFAETKDLIAGWYVIDVESWDRAVQLAGELSAAPGPGGKPLHEWLEVRPFWGAPPTVTE; encoded by the coding sequence ATGGCGAAGTACCTGCTACTCAAGCACTACCAGGGCGGCCCGACCCCGGTCGTGGATTCCGGACCGATGGACCAGTGGACGCCGGAGGAAGTCAACGCACACGTGCAGTTCATGAGCGACTTCGGCGCTCGGCTCGAGGAGACGGGCGAGTTCGTCGACATGCAGGCACTGACGCCCGAGGGCGCGTTCGTGCGGTACGGCGGCGAGGGGCAGCCACCCGTGACAGACGGGCCGTTCGCCGAGACGAAGGACCTGATCGCCGGGTGGTACGTCATCGACGTGGAGTCGTGGGACCGCGCCGTACAGCTGGCAGGAGAGCTGTCCGCGGCACCCGGGCCCGGTGGCAAGCCGCTCCACGAATGGCTGGAGGTGCGGCCGTTCTGGGGCGCGCCGCCCACGGTCACCGAGTGA
- a CDS encoding RNA polymerase sigma factor has product MNEQLLRDLVPAVIGVLVRRGADFAPAEDAVQDSLVEAVRVWPDDLPRDPKGWLVTVAWRKFLDATRADTSRQRREVRVEGEPVPGPVEAVDDTLQLYFLCAHPSLTPASSVALTLRAVGGLTTRQIAQAYLVPESTMAQRISRAKRTVSGVRFNQPGDVATVVRVLYLVFNEGYSGDVDLAAEAIRLTRQLAAKTSHEEVAGLLALMLLHHARRSARTRADGRLIPLAEQDRTLWDTRLIAEGVDILQTALARDRLGEFQAQAAIAALHADAQTAEETDWVQIVEWYDELVRLTDSAIARLNRAVAVAEADGPRAGLAALADLDPALPRHTAALAYLHERAGDPATAAKLYAEAAQKASNFPERDHLTRQAARLNTQLHT; this is encoded by the coding sequence GTGAACGAGCAACTGCTGCGGGACCTCGTACCCGCGGTGATCGGCGTACTCGTCCGGCGCGGCGCCGACTTCGCGCCGGCCGAGGACGCCGTGCAGGACTCGCTGGTCGAGGCCGTGCGGGTCTGGCCGGACGATCTGCCGCGGGATCCCAAGGGCTGGCTGGTCACCGTTGCCTGGCGCAAGTTCCTCGACGCCACCCGCGCCGACACGTCCCGGCAGCGGCGCGAGGTGCGCGTAGAGGGTGAGCCTGTGCCCGGACCGGTCGAGGCAGTCGACGACACGCTCCAGCTGTACTTCCTGTGCGCTCATCCCTCGCTGACGCCGGCGTCATCCGTCGCGCTCACGCTGCGTGCGGTCGGCGGCCTGACCACTCGGCAGATCGCGCAGGCGTACCTCGTTCCGGAGTCGACCATGGCGCAGCGGATCAGCCGCGCGAAGCGGACCGTCTCGGGCGTCCGCTTCAACCAGCCCGGAGACGTGGCGACGGTGGTGCGCGTGCTCTACCTGGTCTTCAACGAGGGGTACTCCGGCGACGTTGACCTCGCCGCCGAGGCGATCCGGCTCACCCGGCAGCTGGCTGCCAAGACCAGCCACGAGGAGGTCGCCGGCCTGCTCGCGCTCATGCTGCTCCACCACGCCCGGCGCTCGGCGCGGACCCGCGCCGACGGCCGCCTCATACCGCTCGCCGAGCAGGACCGCACCCTGTGGGACACCCGCCTGATCGCCGAGGGCGTCGACATCCTCCAGACCGCCCTCGCCCGCGACCGCCTGGGTGAGTTCCAGGCCCAGGCCGCCATCGCCGCCCTCCACGCCGACGCCCAGACGGCCGAGGAGACCGACTGGGTGCAGATCGTCGAGTGGTACGACGAACTGGTGCGCCTCACCGACAGCGCCATCGCCCGCCTCAACCGCGCCGTCGCAGTCGCCGAAGCCGACGGCCCTCGCGCCGGCCTGGCCGCCCTCGCAGACCTGGACCCCGCCCTACCCCGCCACACAGCCGCCCTGGCCTACCTGCACGAGCGCGCCGGAGACCCCGCCACCGCAGCCAAGCTCTACGCCGAAGCCGCCCAAAAGGCCTCCAACTTCCCCGAACGCGACCACCTGACCCGCCAGGCCGCCCGTCTCAACACCCAGCTCCACACCTGA